Proteins encoded in a region of the Mucilaginibacter sabulilitoris genome:
- a CDS encoding SusC/RagA family TonB-linked outer membrane protein: MIKKQTKLFTFFRKVSIVVMICSLAFGQILQAKEIDGQVSDYPVKVSFSNESLQNSIDKLEKLSNVKFSYNPADLKGYITTPRKFQNEPLGKVLNYLFIKTRLVFKEINTGIVIYDKTASLKTNLITNKTDEQNITNEAADITITGKVSDASGPLPGVTVSIEGSVKGIITNEKGNYTLKAAPDANLIFTSVGYKTQKIAVNNRTVINLTMESDMKALSDVIVVGYGVQKKSDVTGSIVSVNEQALRDIPAANLGQALQGQAAGVDIQKGNGNSHPGAAPSILIRGTRSINASNSPLIVVDGIPFNGSLNDINPDDIVSLEVLKDASSTAIYGSRGANGVLLVSTRRGKKGGASISYSGYAGYNKPMGHYNIMNGPQFEDLKKWGLINGNPGKYTGIDDPAFLTDGSFAPQEVASIKSGRSTDWQDLIYKKGFVTDHQLGVSGGNDQTQYAISGGYYNETGIYFGQSFVRYSIKLSVDQQLGKNVKIGLSSLNSLSYTNGENANPLGQALRASPLSTPYDDATGKLVGFTAGSANQVWNPLANFVPNAAVETRKRFGTFTTAYAEVNIAPGLKYRFNGGAEIRPDIYGNFYASATTNNLGGASTANNQSIYNYNYTLENILTYDRTIAQKHHINFTGLYSLQESQSESNSFSYNNILSDGVQYYNPQYGSNLSGSGSYSKWDIISYMARVNYGYANKYLLTLTMRSDGSSRLAPGNKYHVFPSAAAAWNVTQEPFLKNSNVLSNLKLRLSYGTVGNTAINPYQTLGGLSSVNYNFGSTNLTGAYPTSVPNPNLTWEYTSTLNAGVDFGFFNGRISGTIDAYHQRTKSLLLPLSLPPTSGIPNSILTNVGQTQNKGIEVSLSTINIPGNGRNSFSWTTNLNITFNRGKVTKLSSGVTQDITNGLFVGQPINAIYDYKKIGIWQNTSADSAMAKSLGLTTTGTGSVIGTIRVEDVNKDGKINASDRIVLGSDQPKYTGGFTNRIAYKGFDFTIVAVYRVGGLITSKLFQSGSFINTFQGNYNNLNEDYWTPTNHQNYYPKPNSASTNTPYSSLMSYFDGTFLKVRSLTLGYYMPEAITKRIKARSLRVYATAQNPFILFSPYRDDFHGLDPETAGALNVDTPPTRSFTFGINMTL, from the coding sequence ATGATAAAAAAACAGACTAAATTATTTACTTTTTTCAGGAAAGTATCCATAGTCGTTATGATTTGTTCATTGGCATTCGGCCAGATATTACAGGCGAAAGAGATAGATGGACAAGTTTCTGATTATCCTGTTAAAGTTTCGTTTAGTAACGAATCGTTGCAAAACTCAATAGATAAGCTTGAAAAGCTATCAAATGTAAAGTTTTCGTATAACCCGGCAGATTTAAAGGGATATATCACAACACCGCGTAAATTTCAGAATGAGCCGCTTGGCAAAGTATTAAATTACTTGTTTATTAAAACCCGCCTGGTTTTTAAAGAAATAAATACCGGCATTGTAATTTATGATAAAACAGCTTCATTAAAGACAAACCTGATAACCAATAAAACCGATGAGCAAAATATTACAAATGAAGCTGCTGATATTACAATTACAGGTAAGGTATCAGATGCAAGCGGGCCACTGCCGGGTGTAACGGTAAGTATCGAGGGTAGCGTAAAGGGTATAATTACGAATGAGAAGGGTAATTATACCCTTAAGGCAGCCCCTGATGCTAATTTAATATTTACATCTGTAGGGTATAAAACGCAGAAGATAGCTGTTAACAACCGCACGGTTATTAACTTAACTATGGAGTCTGACATGAAAGCACTTAGTGATGTGATAGTAGTTGGTTATGGTGTTCAAAAAAAATCAGATGTAACGGGGTCAATTGTTTCGGTTAATGAACAGGCTCTGCGTGATATTCCTGCTGCCAATTTGGGTCAGGCGCTGCAGGGGCAAGCTGCAGGTGTTGATATTCAAAAAGGTAACGGTAACAGTCACCCAGGTGCAGCGCCATCCATTTTGATTAGGGGAACCCGGTCAATTAATGCCTCTAACTCTCCTTTGATTGTGGTTGATGGCATCCCTTTTAACGGTAGCCTTAACGATATAAATCCCGACGATATAGTTTCCCTTGAAGTGTTAAAAGATGCTTCATCAACCGCTATTTATGGTTCAAGGGGCGCCAACGGCGTGCTGTTGGTATCTACGCGCCGCGGAAAAAAAGGAGGTGCAAGCATAAGCTATAGCGGTTATGCTGGATATAATAAACCAATGGGACATTACAATATTATGAACGGCCCTCAATTTGAAGATTTGAAAAAGTGGGGACTGATCAATGGTAACCCCGGCAAATACACCGGCATTGATGATCCGGCCTTTTTAACTGATGGCTCTTTTGCACCCCAGGAGGTGGCCTCAATAAAATCCGGGCGCAGTACCGACTGGCAGGACCTTATTTATAAAAAAGGGTTTGTAACCGACCATCAGTTAGGTGTTTCCGGCGGGAACGATCAAACACAGTATGCCATATCCGGCGGGTATTATAATGAAACGGGCATTTATTTCGGCCAGTCCTTTGTACGTTATTCTATTAAGCTAAGTGTTGACCAGCAGCTGGGTAAAAATGTTAAAATAGGACTGAGCAGTTTAAACTCACTAAGCTATACTAACGGCGAAAACGCTAACCCGCTTGGGCAGGCATTAAGAGCAAGCCCGCTTTCAACACCTTATGATGATGCTACCGGCAAACTGGTAGGTTTTACCGCCGGAAGTGCCAACCAGGTATGGAACCCATTGGCCAATTTTGTTCCGAACGCGGCTGTTGAAACCCGCAAAAGGTTCGGAACTTTTACTACTGCTTATGCTGAGGTAAACATCGCTCCCGGATTAAAGTACAGGTTTAACGGAGGCGCTGAAATAAGGCCCGATATATATGGAAATTTTTATGCCAGCGCAACCACCAATAACCTGGGCGGGGCATCAACAGCAAACAATCAAAGCATTTACAATTATAACTACACGCTTGAAAATATATTAACTTACGACAGGACCATTGCGCAAAAACACCACATTAATTTTACTGGCCTCTATAGTTTGCAGGAAAGCCAGAGTGAGTCAAACTCATTTAGCTATAATAATATTTTATCAGATGGTGTTCAGTATTATAACCCGCAGTACGGTTCTAATTTAAGCGGTTCAGGTTCCTACTCCAAATGGGATATCATCTCATATATGGCGAGGGTAAATTACGGATATGCCAATAAATACCTGCTAACATTAACCATGCGCTCAGACGGGTCATCACGTTTAGCTCCCGGCAATAAGTATCATGTGTTCCCATCAGCAGCAGCGGCCTGGAACGTTACGCAGGAGCCATTTCTTAAAAACTCCAATGTGCTTTCAAATCTTAAATTACGGTTAAGCTATGGTACGGTAGGTAACACCGCCATTAATCCTTATCAAACCCTTGGCGGCTTATCATCGGTTAATTACAATTTTGGCTCAACTAACTTAACTGGCGCATATCCAACAAGTGTTCCCAATCCAAATCTTACCTGGGAATATACATCTACATTGAATGCCGGTGTAGACTTTGGATTTTTTAACGGGCGCATCAGCGGTACTATTGATGCCTATCATCAACGCACCAAATCATTATTGCTGCCGTTATCCCTGCCACCTACATCGGGTATTCCCAACAGTATTTTAACCAACGTAGGCCAAACTCAAAATAAGGGTATTGAAGTAAGTTTAAGTACTATTAATATTCCGGGTAACGGCAGGAACAGTTTTAGCTGGACCACTAATCTTAATATCACCTTTAACCGGGGTAAAGTAACTAAGTTATCAAGCGGGGTTACCCAGGATATTACAAACGGCCTGTTTGTAGGGCAGCCTATAAACGCTATATATGATTATAAAAAGATTGGTATATGGCAAAATACCAGTGCTGATAGCGCCATGGCCAAAAGCCTAGGGCTTACTACCACCGGTACAGGCTCAGTTATAGGTACTATCAGGGTTGAGGATGTAAATAAAGATGGTAAGATCAATGCCAGCGACAGAATAGTACTCGGATCTGATCAGCCTAAATACACAGGTGGTTTTACCAACCGTATTGCCTATAAAGGATTTGACTTTACAATAGTTGCTGTTTACAGGGTAGGGGGACTGATCACTTCCAAACTATTCCAGAGCGGTAGTTTTATCAATACCTTCCAGGGTAATTATAATAACCTGAATGAAGATTACTGGACCCCAACCAATCATCAGAATTATTATCCTAAACCGAACTCTGCGTCAACCAATACACCTTACTCATCGTTAATGAGCTACTTTGACGGTACTTTTCTTAAAGTGAGGAGCCTTACACTGGGTTATTACATGCCCGAGGCGATAACAAAACGCATCAAGGCGAGATCATTAAGGGTGTATGCAACGGCCCAGAATCCATTTATACTTTTTTCGCCATATCGTGATGATTTTCATGGCCTTGATCCGGAAACAGCCGGAGCTTTAAACGTAGATACACCGCCTACCAGGTCATTTACATTCGGTATTAATATGACACTTTAA
- a CDS encoding RagB/SusD family nutrient uptake outer membrane protein produces the protein MKRISIYLYTCLFLGLITTACKKTLIENPKSGLTPAFFTTTQGFQAGLTAAYAGFRTIWGPDTYFEMTVPGTDEFIAGNDGNNGMVKYNSNFNTSDGTVATIWKNCYTYINTCNGLIDNAPAGIDEATKTSTIAEAKFLRANYYFVLVQSWGDVTLNKTFQATPTTSATRAKMADVYDFIIQDLKDAIAVLPAGPLTSGVLPGKATKAAAMHVLAKVYLTRAGSSAKQADDYKNAYTIATDLINNVAPAAGLRLQQDFGSVFAEGNEANSEILWTVQHTPTLAYNGSPKQDNREPDNLLCHLFAPKYEVQPGMQRSTLYGRPYIRAVPTHWLTDTVFSERVNDQRYKKTFQTVWLCNNAASVPTWPNPLPAGAPASASPGAPKFTVGDTAIWMPGYEMTASQIAGYRYQVIPPSKYSIALSPAMIKYFDTKRPDQNSPSIRPIIIYRLAETYLIAAEALFMDGRAGDAVQYINAVRERAAFPSGNPGAMDITADKLTLDFILDERSRELCGELMRWMDLARTGKLLERVKLHNTDGRNNIKPFHVLRPIPQTQIDATITGTPYPQNPGW, from the coding sequence ATGAAAAGGATATCCATATACTTATACACCTGTTTGTTTTTAGGGCTTATAACTACAGCATGTAAAAAAACACTGATAGAAAACCCAAAATCGGGCCTTACTCCGGCCTTTTTTACAACAACGCAGGGTTTTCAGGCAGGCCTTACCGCCGCTTACGCGGGTTTTAGAACCATCTGGGGGCCCGATACCTATTTTGAAATGACCGTGCCCGGAACCGATGAGTTCATTGCCGGGAATGATGGCAACAATGGCATGGTTAAATATAACAGTAACTTTAATACCTCTGATGGTACGGTTGCAACCATCTGGAAAAACTGTTACACTTATATCAATACCTGTAACGGACTCATTGATAATGCTCCTGCCGGTATAGACGAAGCCACCAAAACCAGTACCATTGCCGAGGCAAAGTTTCTGCGGGCAAATTATTATTTTGTGTTGGTACAGTCTTGGGGCGATGTAACCCTGAATAAAACGTTTCAGGCTACCCCAACAACGTCTGCCACACGGGCTAAAATGGCCGATGTATATGATTTTATCATTCAGGACCTGAAAGATGCCATTGCCGTATTGCCGGCCGGCCCGCTAACCAGCGGCGTTCTGCCGGGTAAGGCCACGAAAGCGGCTGCTATGCATGTGCTGGCCAAAGTATATTTAACAAGGGCAGGCTCGTCGGCCAAACAAGCTGATGATTATAAAAATGCATATACCATTGCAACTGACTTGATCAATAATGTTGCCCCTGCGGCGGGTTTAAGGTTACAGCAGGATTTTGGAAGTGTATTTGCTGAAGGTAATGAAGCAAATAGCGAGATATTGTGGACCGTACAACACACACCTACATTAGCTTATAATGGATCGCCAAAACAAGATAACCGGGAGCCCGATAATTTGCTGTGCCATTTGTTTGCCCCAAAATATGAAGTTCAGCCGGGTATGCAGCGTAGTACGCTTTACGGTCGGCCCTATATACGGGCAGTACCTACTCATTGGCTTACGGATACCGTATTTAGTGAAAGGGTGAACGATCAACGTTATAAAAAAACATTTCAAACAGTTTGGTTATGCAATAACGCGGCCTCCGTACCTACCTGGCCAAATCCGTTACCCGCCGGGGCCCCGGCAAGCGCCAGTCCGGGTGCGCCTAAATTTACGGTAGGCGATACCGCGATATGGATGCCTGGATATGAAATGACCGCGTCGCAAATTGCCGGATATCGTTACCAGGTTATTCCGCCAAGTAAATATAGCATCGCGTTATCGCCGGCCATGATTAAATATTTTGATACCAAACGCCCTGATCAAAATTCGCCTTCTATAAGACCAATTATCATCTATCGCCTGGCCGAAACTTATTTGATTGCTGCCGAAGCGCTATTTATGGATGGGCGTGCCGGGGATGCCGTGCAGTATATAAACGCGGTACGGGAACGGGCGGCTTTCCCATCCGGCAATCCTGGAGCAATGGATATTACCGCGGATAAACTTACGTTGGATTTTATTTTGGATGAGCGTTCAAGAGAACTTTGCGGTGAATTGATGCGCTGGATGGATTTGGCCAGAACCGGCAAGCTATTGGAGCGCGTAAAACTGCATAATACCGATGGCCGGAATAATATTAAACCATTTCATGTCCTGCGGCCAATTCCGCAAACACAAATAGATGCCACTATTACCGGCACCCCGTATCCTCAAAACCCTGGTTGGTAA
- a CDS encoding rhamnogalacturonidase: MKKHSPLFGIFFAFLLFFYGSPARADVGSAPETSPYNVKLYGVTGDGKTIDTKGINKAIDAAAAAGGGTVYFPAGNYLSGSIHLKSNISLYIDQGATIIAAPIADESGYDLPEEKIDNKYQDFGHRHWHNSLIWGENLHDISILGPGTIWGKDLVRSNKGEDDKRPNKSISLYLCRNVIIKDVSILHGGWFGILATGIDNFTIDNVKMDTNRDGMDIDCCRNVRISNCSVNSPYDDGICLKSTFGLGFARATENVTITNCQVSGYDEGSFLDGTFKRNEKKYSDGNPTGRIKMGTESNGGFKNVTISNCVFDYCRGLALETVDGALLEDVTITNITMRDIVNAPIFVRLGARMRAPEGTPVGSLKRVIISNVMCYNADSKHGAIISGIPGHDIEDLQLSNIRIYYKGGGTKEQSTREVPGLEKEYPEPYRFGTMPSYGFFIRNVKALKMNDVEVSYIDQDLRPAFILDHVTGADLQHIKAQKAANTPTFVLNEVKDFNINNSLPVSNTKLANANKKEL, encoded by the coding sequence ATGAAAAAGCACAGTCCATTATTCGGTATCTTTTTTGCCTTTCTTTTGTTTTTTTACGGCTCCCCGGCGCGGGCCGACGTTGGATCGGCACCCGAAACATCACCTTACAATGTAAAGCTTTATGGCGTAACAGGCGATGGAAAAACAATTGATACTAAAGGGATCAATAAAGCTATTGATGCCGCGGCGGCAGCGGGCGGAGGCACGGTTTACTTCCCCGCCGGAAATTATCTGAGCGGATCTATTCACCTGAAAAGTAATATCTCTCTATATATCGATCAGGGGGCTACCATCATTGCAGCCCCGATTGCCGATGAATCGGGCTATGATTTGCCGGAAGAAAAGATAGATAATAAATACCAGGATTTTGGGCACCGCCACTGGCATAATAGTTTAATATGGGGCGAAAACCTGCATGATATTTCTATACTGGGGCCAGGCACCATTTGGGGCAAGGATCTGGTGCGGAGCAATAAGGGAGAGGACGATAAACGCCCAAACAAAAGCATCAGTCTTTATTTGTGCCGTAATGTGATCATCAAGGATGTCTCCATTCTGCATGGCGGCTGGTTTGGCATACTTGCTACCGGGATAGATAATTTTACCATTGATAATGTAAAAATGGATACCAACCGCGATGGTATGGACATTGATTGCTGCCGTAATGTGCGCATCTCCAACTGTAGTGTTAATTCTCCTTATGATGATGGTATCTGTTTAAAAAGCACCTTTGGACTTGGTTTTGCACGGGCCACCGAAAATGTTACCATTACCAATTGCCAGGTAAGCGGTTATGATGAAGGATCATTTTTAGATGGTACATTTAAACGTAACGAAAAAAAATATTCTGACGGGAACCCTACCGGCCGCATAAAAATGGGCACCGAATCAAACGGAGGATTTAAGAATGTTACCATTTCTAACTGTGTGTTTGATTACTGTCGCGGTTTAGCACTCGAAACGGTTGACGGTGCGCTTTTAGAAGACGTAACCATTACCAATATTACCATGCGCGATATTGTAAATGCCCCAATATTTGTACGCCTCGGCGCCCGTATGCGCGCACCAGAAGGTACACCTGTAGGCTCGCTCAAAAGAGTGATCATCAGCAATGTGATGTGTTATAATGCTGATAGTAAACACGGGGCTATTATCAGTGGTATTCCGGGCCATGATATTGAAGATCTGCAGTTAAGCAACATCAGGATATATTATAAAGGAGGAGGCACAAAAGAACAATCAACGCGTGAAGTGCCGGGTTTGGAAAAAGAATATCCCGAACCTTATCGTTTTGGTACGATGCCCTCGTATGGCTTCTTTATCCGGAATGTTAAAGCGCTTAAAATGAATGATGTGGAAGTGAGTTATATTGACCAGGACCTTCGGCCGGCGTTTATACTCGATCACGTGACCGGTGCCGACTTGCAGCATATCAAAGCTCAAAAGGCAGCCAATACACCTACGTTTGTTTTAAATGAGGTAAAAGACTTTAATATCAATAATAGTCTGCCGGTATCAAATACTAAACTGGCCAACGCAAATAAAAAGGAGTTGTAA
- a CDS encoding PQQ-dependent sugar dehydrogenase — translation MKNKLFRLAAAFTVLLVSITLYALKPAAEVIPDADNAGLKLPAGFGALKVAETAAKARHLVVTPQGDIYVKLAKPNKEGKSILVYHEGANGKAEFKTSFGNYGGTEVCLKNGYLYASSNTEVFRYKVNDQNEVINPDQPEKIITGLKAGRQHETKSFTLDNDGNIYVNIGAWFNSCQEKDRGFHSPGIPGCPILDSMGGVWQFKTDKLNQTYGDGVRYATGLRNMVGMDWNQQDNQLFVMQHGRDNLNSSWPELYTTKQSAELPAECLYALKKGDNAGWPYMYYDQIQHKKIQAPEYGGDGKKEADAKFIDPAMAYPGHMAPNALLFYTGNQFPEKYKNGAFIAFHGSWNRAPEPQAGYFVVFQPFKNGKPDGAWEVFADGFSGSPEKTAAGRADHRPCGLAQGSDGSLYVTDDSKGTIYRIIYTKKQQLK, via the coding sequence ATGAAAAATAAATTATTCAGGTTGGCGGCGGCATTTACAGTATTGCTGGTAAGCATAACGCTTTATGCGCTGAAACCGGCTGCTGAGGTAATACCCGATGCCGATAATGCGGGTTTAAAACTGCCCGCCGGATTTGGTGCTTTAAAAGTAGCCGAAACCGCCGCCAAGGCCAGGCATTTAGTAGTTACACCGCAAGGGGATATCTATGTAAAACTGGCTAAACCCAATAAAGAGGGTAAAAGCATTTTGGTATATCACGAGGGGGCCAATGGCAAAGCGGAGTTTAAAACAAGCTTTGGTAACTATGGCGGTACAGAGGTTTGCTTAAAAAACGGCTATCTGTATGCGTCTTCCAATACTGAAGTATTCCGGTATAAAGTGAATGATCAGAATGAAGTGATCAACCCTGATCAGCCCGAAAAAATAATCACCGGTTTAAAGGCTGGCCGCCAGCATGAAACCAAATCTTTTACGTTGGATAATGACGGTAATATTTATGTAAACATAGGCGCTTGGTTTAACTCATGCCAGGAAAAAGACCGTGGGTTCCATTCGCCGGGTATACCGGGTTGCCCTATACTGGATTCGATGGGCGGCGTGTGGCAGTTTAAAACTGATAAATTAAATCAAACCTATGGCGATGGTGTAAGGTATGCGACGGGGTTAAGGAACATGGTGGGCATGGACTGGAACCAGCAGGACAACCAGCTTTTTGTAATGCAACACGGACGGGATAACCTCAACAGTTCATGGCCCGAGCTATATACCACCAAACAATCTGCCGAGTTACCGGCCGAGTGTTTATACGCGTTAAAAAAGGGTGATAATGCGGGCTGGCCATATATGTACTATGATCAAATTCAACACAAAAAGATACAGGCGCCCGAATATGGCGGCGATGGCAAGAAAGAAGCCGACGCCAAATTTATAGATCCCGCGATGGCATATCCGGGCCACATGGCGCCCAATGCCTTGTTGTTTTACACAGGTAACCAGTTCCCTGAAAAATACAAGAACGGTGCTTTCATCGCATTTCATGGTTCATGGAACCGGGCCCCCGAACCGCAGGCAGGGTATTTTGTGGTTTTTCAACCGTTTAAAAATGGTAAACCCGATGGCGCCTGGGAAGTATTTGCCGACGGCTTTTCGGGCTCACCAGAAAAAACCGCTGCCGGTCGTGCAGATCATCGCCCTTGCGGTTTGGCTCAGGGTTCGGACGGTTCGCTGTATGTTACCGATGATTCAAAAGGAACTATATACCGGATTATCTACACTAAAAAGCAACAGTTAAAATGA
- a CDS encoding c-type cytochrome, with amino-acid sequence MKKCLIIICFIFSCVQLIAQVKTKPKTHPGSTLPATAVSGKAIYDKYCLTCHQADGGGVPNMNPPLIKTSYVLGDKSRLIKVVLNGFAESVDIDGESYSNVMPAHDFLKDQEIAAVLTYVRKNFTNKAPAISSSQVKAVRATNKK; translated from the coding sequence ATGAAAAAATGCTTAATCATTATCTGTTTTATTTTTAGCTGTGTGCAATTAATAGCCCAGGTTAAAACCAAACCTAAAACGCATCCAGGATCAACTTTACCCGCCACGGCGGTGAGCGGTAAAGCCATATATGATAAATATTGTTTAACCTGCCACCAGGCAGATGGGGGCGGCGTGCCTAACATGAACCCGCCGTTAATTAAAACATCCTATGTACTGGGTGATAAGTCACGCCTGATAAAAGTTGTACTTAATGGATTTGCGGAAAGCGTTGATATCGACGGCGAATCATATTCAAATGTGATGCCTGCTCATGATTTTTTGAAAGATCAGGAAATCGCCGCCGTGTTAACCTACGTCAGGAAAAATTTTACCAATAAAGCACCAGCCATAAGCTCCTCACAGGTAAAGGCAGTAAGGGCTACCAATAAAAAGTAA
- a CDS encoding glycoside hydrolase family 88/105 protein has translation MKSFLYLLLIVCSTTVFGQSTNTEEVIRRVANNVVQNTSFKFINTNTKEKYDSTKGLASSPDIKADSRYNKWAYVNGVLTIGMIQTADVLGDKKYSDYSQHNFSFIFDNLAYFEALRKAKAPKVEYGAVFNISNLDACGAMSAGLFDVDALANRKDYKAYLNRSADYILTKQMRLPDGTLSRPTPRNMTLWADDMFMSIPFLARMGKLTGDSKYFDDAIKQVENFNKYLYDPTTGLFFHNYYSDDQTNGVGHWGRSNGWIAMATVQLLNNLPANHPKRPEVIKLLLRQIVGYARYQDQTGLWHQLLDKPDSYLETSVTAMFTYAVARAVNQGWINEKYIAIANEGWKGLTSKITADGQIQDVCIGTNMDTDIKFYYTRPTELNDTHAIGAVLLAGTEILKAERKK, from the coding sequence ATGAAATCATTTTTATACCTATTGCTCATCGTCTGTTCAACTACGGTATTTGGGCAAAGCACCAATACTGAAGAGGTAATTCGCCGGGTTGCCAATAATGTAGTTCAAAACACCTCATTTAAATTCATCAATACCAATACCAAAGAAAAATACGATTCAACCAAAGGCCTGGCATCATCTCCGGATATTAAAGCTGACAGCAGGTACAATAAATGGGCTTATGTAAATGGTGTTTTAACCATTGGCATGATACAAACCGCGGATGTACTTGGTGACAAAAAATACTCGGATTATTCCCAGCACAATTTTTCATTCATTTTCGATAACCTGGCTTATTTTGAAGCGCTGCGCAAGGCCAAAGCACCTAAAGTAGAGTATGGTGCGGTTTTTAATATCAGCAACCTTGATGCCTGCGGGGCCATGTCTGCCGGGCTATTTGATGTGGATGCCCTGGCAAACAGGAAAGACTATAAAGCCTATTTAAACAGATCGGCAGATTATATTTTAACTAAACAGATGCGCCTGCCCGATGGCACACTTTCGCGCCCTACCCCACGAAACATGACCCTTTGGGCCGATGATATGTTTATGAGCATCCCGTTTTTAGCACGTATGGGGAAACTTACCGGCGACAGTAAATATTTTGATGATGCCATTAAACAGGTAGAGAACTTTAACAAATATCTTTATGATCCAACCACAGGCCTTTTCTTTCATAATTACTATTCTGATGATCAAACCAACGGCGTAGGGCACTGGGGGCGTAGTAACGGCTGGATAGCCATGGCAACGGTACAACTGCTGAATAATTTGCCTGCAAACCACCCCAAACGCCCGGAGGTGATCAAATTACTGTTAAGGCAAATTGTTGGTTATGCCCGTTACCAGGACCAAACCGGATTATGGCATCAACTGTTAGATAAACCAGACTCTTACCTGGAAACATCAGTTACGGCCATGTTCACTTATGCCGTAGCCAGGGCGGTTAATCAGGGCTGGATCAATGAAAAATATATTGCCATAGCCAACGAAGGATGGAAGGGCTTAACCTCTAAAATTACAGCCGACGGACAGATACAGGATGTTTGTATCGGTACTAATATGGATACTGATATTAAATTTTACTACACCCGGCCAACCGAATTGAACGATACTCATGCCATTGGCGCGGTTTTATTAGCAGGAACGGAGATACTTAAAGCTGAAAGGAAAAAGTAA